The following nucleotide sequence is from Candidatus Peregrinibacteria bacterium.
AGTGCAATTGGTCCATGTTTTAATTCCCCGCCAGCGAATCCCTCAGCGTGAATGTAAGACACTTCTTGAATCTTAATAGCTGCTTCAAGCGCTAATGGGAAATTCGCCCCTCGCCCGATAATGAAAATATCAGGGGAATTTTTATATCTTTTGGCGGTCTTGGCGATATGTTTTAAATACCGTGGATTCAGAAGATCGTTTATTTTTGAAGCGGTTTCTCCCAAGAGTTTTTGCCCCTCCTCTGTTTTTCCGACCGCAGCATACGCGAGGAGGAGAAGAAGGCTCATTTGGCTTGTTGCAGCCTTTGTAGAGGCTACTGCCTTCTCCACCCCAGCACGAATAAGGAGTGAGGAATCACACATGCGATGAATCGTAGATCCCTGGACATTCACGAGAGCGGAAAGTGTTGATCCTGATTTTCTGCCGACATCAAGCGCTTCAATAACATCAGCAGTTTCTCCGCTTTGAGAGATTGCCATAATAAGGGTCTCTGGTTTCAGAAAATGATGAAATAATCGAAATTCGCTCGCAGGAGTGAAATTAATATGCCTTTTTGCGACACTTGCGAAGAAATATGTTCCAATTTGTGCTATTTTTCCTGCAGTTCCACATCCGATAAAAAATACACCCTTTGCTTTTTGAATGAGTTGCGAAAGAGCTTGAATCTCGGGAAGGTCTTGCTGAACTGCTCGGAGGATGGTCTCCTTCTGCTCGAATATTTCTTTCAGCATATAATGCTCAAAATCTCCTTTTACAGCATCTTCCATCTTCCATTCGATAGTAATGAGCCTTTTTTTAATACTTTTTCCGGTTATGATTGAAAAAAACGACACTTTCTTTTGAGTTATTTCTACCATTTCTCCATCATCAAGGTAATTGACGGTATTGGTAAATGGAAGAAATGCGGGAATATCCGATGCAATAAATGTGGCATCTCGAGAAATTCCAATAATCAGCGGCGCCCCCGATCTCACCGCGATAATGCGGTCTGAATCAATCCCGAAGAGCACAAATGCAAATCGCCCCTCAAATCGCGCAGCAGCTTTTTGAGCAGCTTTTTTGAGGTCCATCCCTAATTTTACATATTCTCCAATAAGCTGAACTGCAACCTCTGTATCCGTTTCTGTAATAAATTGCACCCCTTTTTTTATGAGTTCTTTTTTAATTTCTGTGTAGTTTTCAAGAATTCCATTGTGAATTAATGCAATCTTTTTTGCAGTGTCCCAATGCGGGTGTGCGTTCAAGTTCGTTACCTCTCCGTGAGTTGCCCATCTCGAATGACCGATTGCAAGCGTACTTTTCCCAAAATTCTTGAGATGCGTAACATCGGAAATTTTTCCCGTTTTTTTCTGAACAGCGAGAACATTTCCTTTTTTTGACCGCTTCAATGTTGCTATTCCCCAAGAATCATAGCCGCGATATTCCAGCCTTTTGAGTCCCTCGAGCACAATTTTTGCTGCATCTACTTCTTTGCCGAGATATCCAAAAATTCCGCACATAAAAAAGAAGAAAGCGTTCTCAGTATGGGGAAAATAAATGCGATTGGGAAGAAGAAACTAAGCTTTGAGAGCCTCTTCATCTTTTTTCTTCACCCCACTTTCATTAACGGCTCGAGACACAAGAGATTTTTTTCGAGAAGCGTTATTTTTGTGAATAAGATTCTTTTTTTCCGCCATATCTATTGCTTTTAGTGTCTCAGGAAGAAGGGCAGATGCTTTTTTTGTTTCTCCGCTTTTTGCCAAATTCAAAATGTTTTTCATAAACGAGCGCATTCGCGAAAGAAACTGATGATTCCTCTCTGTTTTCTTCTTTGCTTGTCTTACTCTTTTCATGGCAGATACTATTATCGGCATGTGGGGAAGTGGTGAGAAAATAAAAAGCAAGGGATAGTCTAGGGATTCAGCCCCTTTTTGTCAAAGTCTTTTCGAAGATTTCTCAAGGATTTAGGCTCTTCGGGCTTTGCTTATCTCCTTTCCTGCCTTATAGAGTCCGGTTGTGGTGAGTCCGATAATAAGACCGGACAATATAGCGTCCACCATATCTGTCCCTCCACGATATGCAGAAAAAAGAGAAAAAGCTACCGCAATGGCAATAGCAAATACGGGCGCCCATTTATGGGGAACACCAAAGCTTTTCAGGATTTCAGTAAGACCGGCGGTGATAGCTCCAATTTCTGTAGCAGTGAGCATGGGAGAGGGAGAAAAAAAATAAAAAGGTTACTTATGTGAAGGGAGGACGGAAAATACCTCTCCCTGCGTTCGCCCAAAGACCTCGGGATGATACATTTCTTCAGCTTTTGCCGGAAGATGCTCAAAACTTCCTTCTGTTACCGCCTCGACGTAAAAATTGTATTCATACACTCCTGAAGGGAGAGTTTCTGCGAAGAGTAAAACGGCGTCATCTCGAATTTCTGTATGTTCGAAATAAGAAAGATTATTCCACCAGTACCACGTATCTCCTGATTTGAGCGTGTTTTCATCATTTAAGAGCAGAGATTTGTCGGCCGTTTCGAGGTTAAAATTCACGGCTTCAAGTCCTGCGGGGAGGGCTTCCCGAACAGAGACGAGATATCTTGTCTCTGGTACAAGAAGAGTAAGTTTTCCTCTGAGTCTCTCTCCTTTTTCTGCTGAAAAGACAGGATGTTCCATTTTTGTATCATCTAATTTATAATAATTTCTCATGAGACCAATTCCCTCATTTTTTTCACGTATTTCTTCTGTCGGGAGATAATACTGGAGCAGAATATCATAGAAAAGCTCTCCAATTCCCTTTTTTGAGAAAGTGAGCTCATTCAGTTGAGGATCACGAAGTAAAGAAGGGAAGTCAATATCCGAGAGTATTTTTTCGTCGAAAACATTTTCTTCAGTAAAGCTCTTCTCGAGGAGAGAACTCCCGTTTATCTCCACATTTGCTGCGAAATTTGGATGCAGCACATTCGCTTTTTCGAGATATTCCAGATAGCTGAAGACGGCCCATATTGTATCTTGAGTACTCTCCCAACTTCCCGTACTTCCTCCTCTCGCTTTTGTGAGGAATGATAATATTTTCGGGATAAGCACGTTATTTGTGTCCTCCCTCGCGAAGGTCATAAGTGCGAGCGCGGTGGTTTTTATGGTCGAATCCATGCTCCACGGAGAAGTCTCCCCAGCATCAAATTGAACACCTCGCGGCGTATGTCTTGCTGCTGCTTCGATCTCAAACCGAAGAACTGCTTTTTCTCCATCGGTTTCTTCTAAATTTTGGAGGGCAAGAGAAAGAAGGATTTTTGCAGGAAGAGAAAGGATGCTCCTCTGTTCATACAGAAGATTCTTTGTGGAAATAATATTCTTTTCTCCTGCTTCCGAAAGAACATAGAGAACAAAAGCTTTCGTCTCGGAATCCATCTCAAAAATATCTTGACGCTGTTCCTCATTAAAACTACTGAAGAGTAAAGAACCCATCAAATAATTTTTCAAATTTTCCATACTTTGTGGATCAACATGGACATCTATTTTCCCGAGTTGTTCAAATCCAAAGAGGATATATGCCGAAAGGTAAGGATAGCTTTGAAGAGAACCCTCAAAATATCCGAATCCTCCATCGGAGCGCTGGAGTTTGTATGTCTCTTGAAGTTCTTGCCCTAATATTTTAGTAAAATTTTCTGAGATTTCAGAAGAGGCGCCTGCAGATTTCTTTCCGATCATATTTTCTGCTCGAATAAGAAGCGCTCTAGCGAGTACTCTGCTCATAATTTGTTCTGCTGAGTCGTAAGGATATGCAAGAAGACTTTCTGCTCCGCGAAGAAACATCTGGATGCGACTTGAAGCGAGTGTTACGGTGAGTTTTCCCAAATTTGGAAGCGCTTTTTGTGGAATGCGAAGATATTCTGTAGCGCGATCCAGAGCTATTCCACTTGTTGCCAAATTTTCTCCCAAAATAGGAGCCGTCACCGGAATAAACGTCTCGACTTCATCACGAAGAGATTTATCTTCATTTTGTACAAGGAGAGTGAATTTCATGGGAGGAAAGGTCGCATTCTGCTTTTCATTGGAACCCATGATAGTTCCTGGAAATTCGATGAGTTCTGTGCTGTTCCTTTTTATCGTGAGAGGAAATGTTGTTACCCCCTTCAAAGAAAATCCTTCGGTGTCCAGAAAAACATTTATTTTTTGATCAGTATCACTTTGGTTATAAATCAAGAATGCTGCGGTAAATGTATCCCCTGGAATTCCGAAACGTGGCAATGCCGAAGTGATCATCAGCTGTTTTCGAGAAATAAACGACTTTTTTTCCATACCAAAAGCATTGTCCTTCGTATGCGCTATGACCAAAACTTCCCAGGTAGTGAGGTTGTCTGGAAGACGAAATTCTACCTCTAAAAGTCCATTTTCATCGGTGTGGAGATCGGCTTTCCAAAAAGCGGTATCTCTGAATTCGCCGCGTTTTCTTTTGCTCAGATCTTCTCCAAGGGCGCCTCCTCCACCACCTTTTGCTCCGCCTTGAGCCTTAATATCAAGACGTTCGATAAGATAAATAAGTGTTTGAGCTGTTCTGACTCCCAGAGGACGATTTCCCCAAAAGAAATCAAGAATATCTTCGAGATTTCTCGATTTGAGTGCGAGAAGAGATTTGTCCACGACGGCAATAGAAACATCAGCACTCGTTACATCGCGATTTGTCTTTCGAGTCTCAATAAGAAGCCGCACAGTATCTCCGGGCAAATACGACTCTTTCTCTGTTAGGACGGATATTTTGAGTTCCTTATCTTGGATATTTACAGAAATGGGAACCATACCTATTTTCATTTCGGGACGAGGAAGCGTATTCAAATTGTAAACTCCTCGTCGTACTTCAGGTTCTGTCATGTCCTCATCATCTTTTTGAGGAGGTGTGAAATTTTTGAGATCGTCCGCCAGTTTTTGCTCTTCCGAAGCTGCTTCTTTTTGTTCTTCCTCAGAAAGGTTTGGAAGAAGCTTTTGAATTTCTTTTTCTCTTTCCTCCACTTCGTCTTTTGTCATATTTAGCTTCTCCTCAGTATTTTTCAAATTCTCCTGAGATATTTTCTTTCTCGTTTCAGCTTTTCTGACATCAAGATCAGAAGAGGCTTCCGTGAGAGCTGCAAGTTCCCCTGTGTTTTTTAGAACTTTTGAAGTGAGTTCTGGAATGCGGAATTCCAATTCTTTTTGTAAGATTTTTTTCTCCGAAATTTCAGAGAAAAGTTTCTGAAAAACGGCAAAAAATCCTTTTCCCTTCACAAGAGTGATGCCAATATATGCGTTTGGAAGCATCTCTTCTGTAACAGGAATTTCGAGAAGTTCTCCGCTCTTTACCTCAACAACTTCTGCAGAAAGAATATTTTTCCTCTCAACGGTAAGAAGTGCTTTTACGGGTTTTACAAAAGGAGATTCTACAAGGAGCTTTGCAGTATCTCCTACTTCATAGCTTTTTTTATCAAGAGTAAGCTTAATTCGGTCGTTATTTGATCTTTGCCATGGAATGTAATCATCTGAAGACCGAAAGAGAGTCGCAGCAGATCTTGTTTCTCGCTGAGACGAGTCTTTCCAAGTGGCGATAGCTTTTATGGTTCCGGAATATCGATCATCTCCCTGAGGAATATCAAACGTAATGCCGCCTCTTCCATCTTTTCCAGTTTCAGCATTTTTTTCCTGAAGAAGTATTTTTTCTTCGGTACTATCCCAATAAAAATTTCCATCAATTCCCTCCTTCTGCACAGAATTCCAGATGCTCTGATAGATTTTCACATCAACTTCTTCATTTGGTCGCGGATTTCCCTCGACATCAAGAGTGAAAAGATCAAAAGAGAGATTCATATCCGTAGTGCTGAGGAAGGAATTCTCTGGACGGATACCGACAAAACCATCTGCTTCGAGGAGCATGAAAGTTTCTGCCTTTGAAACATTTCTTTCAGAAGCATCTCTCAGCGTCGCGTATACAGTAACAAGCTGAGCGTCGGTAATATCCCCATTTTCCGCATTGAGATGATCTGGAATCGAAAAAGAAAATTTTCCGTGAGCATCAAGCTTCCCTGTTCCATCAAGAACAACTGTTTCTTCCGGAGAACAAGACCAGTAACAGCCATATTCGTCTGTGGAAAAGGAATACCATTCTCCTTCCTCTGGACCGTAATAAAAATATGGCTCTCGTACAACCAAATACGAAACATCAGCGTTTGGAAGACTTCCGCCAAAAAAGTATTCTGCCGAAATCGTTATCGGAAGTTCTGTGCCGAGGAATGGATGGGCAAGAGAAGTCTTCACTTCCACCTTATACTCTGGCTTTCGATACTCTTCTACGGAAAATGTTCGTGTAAACCATCCCTTATCGCCTAGAGAAGCATTCAGGACATACGTTCCAAGAGAAGCTCCATCTGCAAGGAGAAGTTCTCCGGAAAAAGTCCCCATGTCACTCAGCGTCACATCTTGAGAAAAAATTTCTTTTCCTTCAGGGTCTTCTCCTTGAAGATGTACTACCGTATTTTGAGCGGGAATTTGGAGATTCGCATCATTATCGGATCTTAAAATTCCTTTATAATACACCGTTTGTCCCGGGCGATATATTGGTCTATCAGTATACATATATCCTCTGAAAAACGGATGAATTTGCCAATCCTCAGGAATACCGAACTCCCACGGTGAAATTCCTTCCGACCAATTATTCCCAACAAGAGAGAAGAAGTCTTTTCCCTTTCGTGCAATGATGAAATATTGGCGATAGAGATCATCGGCTGGGAGTTTTCCTTCCCAAATTCCTTGAGCATTCGTGTATCCCGTGTTTATTCTCGTAACGGGATTGTCGTAGCTCCCGCTCAATACTTCGATGGACATATTCTCCACAGGTTTCCCTTCCAAAAAATCAGTAGCCCACACGAGAATTTTTTCATCGGTCCATTTTGCGGTGATTCCAGAATTTACGAGAAGAGCAGTACCGGTGAAAACGTGAGGAGCCTTTTCCCAAGAGTACTGAAACTCTGGGGAAAAGAATTCATATCCGTAGATTCCGCCCGAAAACTCGATCTCATCAGAAATTGAAATTTCATCGACTCGAGTGATATTTTTTTCTCCAGAAATTTCCTTTGTCCACGACCTTGGATTTTTCCCATAGGTATCGCAAAATCCATTTTCAAGTGGCAAAAACTTCAGTTGCATATCGAGAAATTCTTTTTCCGGGATCTCACAAACCGTAACAAATATTTTGGAAATATTCCGGTGTTGCACAAAAAGAGAAACGGGGTCATCTCTTTCAAAAACAGAAGGACCCGAAGTGCGAGCCATATACGAAAGCTGTGATTTATAATCAGTTGTTCGAAATGTTCCCGTCACCTCAGTTGGCAGGAGAGATTCTTTCTCGAGTTCTTGATATTCCTTATCAGAAACGGCATCCAAAATCCCACTTTTGACATCCTCTTTATATGCAGCAATTCTTGCATCTTTTAGCTGAGCATTAAGTGTCCATGCGTACGCCGTCTCTGCCAAAAATGGACCAGAAATTTCGTATTCAAGGATATTCTGTTTAAGAGGAGATACAGGCTTTTGCTCATCTACCAGTGGAACAGAATCATATACTTGGGATACATATAATTTTTTTGGATCAATTTCTGGAGAGAAAGAGATGTGTTTAAGGATTTCATCCGTATCTGTTGGGGTTCTCAGTTGAATACGAAGGCTTTCATGAGGAGCGATACTTCCGCCATTTTGTGGAGAATATGTAACGACTCCGGGGTCTTCCATAGTACGGAATGTGCTCTTTGTGGCTTCTGTACTCATTTTTGTCCCATTAAGACTTTTCACTCCCACATCCACCACAAGAGAAATAGTTTCATTTTTTGCAAAATTTGGTTCAAAACTCACCATCATGGCATTTGGATCGCGCTCGTGATCCCATGTAATTTTAAGTTTTCGCTTCTCGCCACTCGGAAGATCAGGAGAAATAGTGAGATGATCGAAAAATGAATTTTCATTTACTGACTGATTCCAGAGAATACGGACTTTTGTTTTCGGTGAAATAAATGTTGCCGTATCACTCGGTGTGATCGATACTATTTTTGGCTCCTCCGTTTCAAAATGCCACTCTGCCTCATGAATCAGACGTCCTCCATCTGCAGTTGGCGCTTCCTTTTTGAGATGTGCGCGAAAAATATTCCCCAAGGGAAATGTATTTTCATCCGGAATAAATTCTATTGCCGAAGTTCCCAGCCAATGAAACTTGCCCTGAATTTCTGGCTCAAACGTCAAATAGTCAGAAAATCGAGAAAGGGAATCACTCAGATTTTCTTCAGGAGTTTCGAGTGGACGAATCGGGCGATCAAACATGAGGACAATACGTTGGTCCTTTTGAAAGATAGGAAGTTCTTTGGGAAGCTCTTCATCTTTTTTCTGTTCAGCCTCAGAAACCTCTTCAAAAAGTCGATCTCCGCGCTGAGTCTCCTTAATCTGATTCCATTCGTACGGAGAAATTGGCGAAATAAAAGTAATTTGGGGCGGTCCGACAATGAGAAATGTTTGGAAATATGATTTCCCCATTACTTTCCCGAGCCAGCTTTCAGCGCTTCCATCAATGGTTACAGAAATTTGCTCCCCGATTTCAAATGGCTTAGATGGTTCAAAAAAGAGAGTTTTTTGGTTCTCCCAAAAGAATCTCCCCTGCATTTCAGGAGCGAGAGAAAATGCACTCTCTACGCTTTTTGCATTCATCCTTTCTGTGAATTCAAAGCGGAGAAGCGCATTAAAAGAGATTTCCTTGATGCGAGTTTCTTCTTCTCCGCCAAGCACACGAGGAGTGCCGGCAGTGCTCCACAAAAGGACTCCTCCTCCGGTAAGGAGAAGGAGAACTCCAAAAAATCCCCAAAACTTTTTCCCAAAAAATTTCATTACCGTTTCGCAAAAAATCGCTGATAGGTACTCTTACCGTATACTTTTTCTCTCGAAAAAAAAAGGAAATTCTGTCAAAATGGGGAAGAAATTTTGAATTTTGAATTTTGAATTCTAAACTATTTAAGAATCAGCTCTGGCAAAGTGATGAGTGGGAGAAATTTCAGCAGCAGTGCGGGAATGAAACTTTTCGTGTTCATAATGTTTTGGTGATTGTACGAAAAACTGCTTTCCAAAAAGTGTTTTTTGAGATTCCACGGGCATGTGGGGAATGGGGAATGGGGAATGGGGAATGGGAGGAGCTTTGGAATGAGCTTGAGACAAAAGCTCGGGAAAAAGGAGCGGTGTTTACGAGAATATTTCCAGGAACAAGCAGTCAGCAGTCAGCAGTCAGCAGTCAGCAGAAACAATTCATAATTCAGAATTCAGAATTCAAAATTAATACTGAGGTTCCCGAAATCTTCCCTGAACACACGCTCATTATCGATCTCCGAAAATCGGAAGAAGAAATTTTGGCAGATATGAAGCAAAAGGGAAGATATAATATTGGGATTGCAAAGAAGAAAGGCGTGGAAGTTTTTCGAAGTGAAGACGTCGCGAGTTTTTATAAAATTCTTTCCGAAACTCTAGTGCGTGATGAATTTTCAGGACATCCGCAAAAAGTCTATGAAAATATGCTCACGAGTTTTGGTGAAAATGGAGATTTGTTTCTCGCGAGATACGAAGAGAAAATTATCGCTGGGGGAATTTTTCTCATTTCAGATGATGTGATGACGTATTATTACGGCGCATCAGCAAATGAATATCGGAATGTTATGGCTCCATATCTTCTCCAATGGAGAGCAATACAGGAAGCGAAAAAACGCGGATGCACATTTTTCGATTTTCTCGGAATTGCACCAAATACCGTAGAGACGACCAAATTGGGCGTCTCTCTCACGCATAATCATCGAAAGAACCATCGCCTTGCGGGCGTTTCAGAATTTAAAGAAAAATTTGGAGGAATTCGAATAGAGTATTCTCCGGCATTTGAAATTATCCATCGTCTGATGTGGGATAGGGGAATACGAATTCTGAAAAATCTCAGGAGGATACTTTCTGGGAGATAATATTTTTTTGTTTGTAGAGACAAGGCATGCCTTGTCTCTACGGTTTATGAATTTTCATCTTTTTTCGGCTGTTTCAAAGATTCGCGGATGGAGTCAATGGCGGAGCCTTCG
It contains:
- a CDS encoding peptidoglycan bridge formation glycyltransferase FemA/FemB family protein, with translation MNSKLFKNQLWQSDEWEKFQQQCGNETFRVHNVLVIVRKTAFQKVFFEIPRACGEWGMGNGEWEELWNELETKAREKGAVFTRIFPGTSSQQSAVSSQQKQFIIQNSEFKINTEVPEIFPEHTLIIDLRKSEEEILADMKQKGRYNIGIAKKKGVEVFRSEDVASFYKILSETLVRDEFSGHPQKVYENMLTSFGENGDLFLARYEEKIIAGGIFLISDDVMTYYYGASANEYRNVMAPYLLQWRAIQEAKKRGCTFFDFLGIAPNTVETTKLGVSLTHNHRKNHRLAGVSEFKEKFGGIRIEYSPAFEIIHRLMWDRGIRILKNLRRILSGR
- the rpsT gene encoding 30S ribosomal protein S20, with product MPIIVSAMKRVRQAKKKTERNHQFLSRMRSFMKNILNLAKSGETKKASALLPETLKAIDMAEKKNLIHKNNASRKKSLVSRAVNESGVKKKDEEALKA
- a CDS encoding Ig-like domain-containing protein, which translates into the protein MKFFGKKFWGFFGVLLLLTGGGVLLWSTAGTPRVLGGEEETRIKEISFNALLRFEFTERMNAKSVESAFSLAPEMQGRFFWENQKTLFFEPSKPFEIGEQISVTIDGSAESWLGKVMGKSYFQTFLIVGPPQITFISPISPYEWNQIKETQRGDRLFEEVSEAEQKKDEELPKELPIFQKDQRIVLMFDRPIRPLETPEENLSDSLSRFSDYLTFEPEIQGKFHWLGTSAIEFIPDENTFPLGNIFRAHLKKEAPTADGGRLIHEAEWHFETEEPKIVSITPSDTATFISPKTKVRILWNQSVNENSFFDHLTISPDLPSGEKRKLKITWDHERDPNAMMVSFEPNFAKNETISLVVDVGVKSLNGTKMSTEATKSTFRTMEDPGVVTYSPQNGGSIAPHESLRIQLRTPTDTDEILKHISFSPEIDPKKLYVSQVYDSVPLVDEQKPVSPLKQNILEYEISGPFLAETAYAWTLNAQLKDARIAAYKEDVKSGILDAVSDKEYQELEKESLLPTEVTGTFRTTDYKSQLSYMARTSGPSVFERDDPVSLFVQHRNISKIFVTVCEIPEKEFLDMQLKFLPLENGFCDTYGKNPRSWTKEISGEKNITRVDEISISDEIEFSGGIYGYEFFSPEFQYSWEKAPHVFTGTALLVNSGITAKWTDEKILVWATDFLEGKPVENMSIEVLSGSYDNPVTRINTGYTNAQGIWEGKLPADDLYRQYFIIARKGKDFFSLVGNNWSEGISPWEFGIPEDWQIHPFFRGYMYTDRPIYRPGQTVYYKGILRSDNDANLQIPAQNTVVHLQGEDPEGKEIFSQDVTLSDMGTFSGELLLADGASLGTYVLNASLGDKGWFTRTFSVEEYRKPEYKVEVKTSLAHPFLGTELPITISAEYFFGGSLPNADVSYLVVREPYFYYGPEEGEWYSFSTDEYGCYWSCSPEETVVLDGTGKLDAHGKFSFSIPDHLNAENGDITDAQLVTVYATLRDASERNVSKAETFMLLEADGFVGIRPENSFLSTTDMNLSFDLFTLDVEGNPRPNEEVDVKIYQSIWNSVQKEGIDGNFYWDSTEEKILLQEKNAETGKDGRGGITFDIPQGDDRYSGTIKAIATWKDSSQRETRSAATLFRSSDDYIPWQRSNNDRIKLTLDKKSYEVGDTAKLLVESPFVKPVKALLTVERKNILSAEVVEVKSGELLEIPVTEEMLPNAYIGITLVKGKGFFAVFQKLFSEISEKKILQKELEFRIPELTSKVLKNTGELAALTEASSDLDVRKAETRKKISQENLKNTEEKLNMTKDEVEEREKEIQKLLPNLSEEEQKEAASEEQKLADDLKNFTPPQKDDEDMTEPEVRRGVYNLNTLPRPEMKIGMVPISVNIQDKELKISVLTEKESYLPGDTVRLLIETRKTNRDVTSADVSIAVVDKSLLALKSRNLEDILDFFWGNRPLGVRTAQTLIYLIERLDIKAQGGAKGGGGGALGEDLSKRKRGEFRDTAFWKADLHTDENGLLEVEFRLPDNLTTWEVLVIAHTKDNAFGMEKKSFISRKQLMITSALPRFGIPGDTFTAAFLIYNQSDTDQKINVFLDTEGFSLKGVTTFPLTIKRNSTELIEFPGTIMGSNEKQNATFPPMKFTLLVQNEDKSLRDEVETFIPVTAPILGENLATSGIALDRATEYLRIPQKALPNLGKLTVTLASSRIQMFLRGAESLLAYPYDSAEQIMSRVLARALLIRAENMIGKKSAGASSEISENFTKILGQELQETYKLQRSDGGFGYFEGSLQSYPYLSAYILFGFEQLGKIDVHVDPQSMENLKNYLMGSLLFSSFNEEQRQDIFEMDSETKAFVLYVLSEAGEKNIISTKNLLYEQRSILSLPAKILLSLALQNLEETDGEKAVLRFEIEAAARHTPRGVQFDAGETSPWSMDSTIKTTALALMTFAREDTNNVLIPKILSFLTKARGGSTGSWESTQDTIWAVFSYLEYLEKANVLHPNFAANVEINGSSLLEKSFTEENVFDEKILSDIDFPSLLRDPQLNELTFSKKGIGELFYDILLQYYLPTEEIREKNEGIGLMRNYYKLDDTKMEHPVFSAEKGERLRGKLTLLVPETRYLVSVREALPAGLEAVNFNLETADKSLLLNDENTLKSGDTWYWWNNLSYFEHTEIRDDAVLLFAETLPSGVYEYNFYVEAVTEGSFEHLPAKAEEMYHPEVFGRTQGEVFSVLPSHK
- the glmS gene encoding glutamine--fructose-6-phosphate transaminase (isomerizing) codes for the protein MCGIFGYLGKEVDAAKIVLEGLKRLEYRGYDSWGIATLKRSKKGNVLAVQKKTGKISDVTHLKNFGKSTLAIGHSRWATHGEVTNLNAHPHWDTAKKIALIHNGILENYTEIKKELIKKGVQFITETDTEVAVQLIGEYVKLGMDLKKAAQKAAARFEGRFAFVLFGIDSDRIIAVRSGAPLIIGISRDATFIASDIPAFLPFTNTVNYLDDGEMVEITQKKVSFFSIITGKSIKKRLITIEWKMEDAVKGDFEHYMLKEIFEQKETILRAVQQDLPEIQALSQLIQKAKGVFFIGCGTAGKIAQIGTYFFASVAKRHINFTPASEFRLFHHFLKPETLIMAISQSGETADVIEALDVGRKSGSTLSALVNVQGSTIHRMCDSSLLIRAGVEKAVASTKAATSQMSLLLLLAYAAVGKTEEGQKLLGETASKINDLLNPRYLKHIAKTAKRYKNSPDIFIIGRGANFPLALEAAIKIQEVSYIHAEGFAGGELKHGPIALIQKGTPCVVLVGDDESRKEILSNAMELRARGAKIIGVSPKNEEVFDEWFRVPESGVASPIVNLIPIQLFAYSLAVAKGLDPDMPRNLAKSVTVK